A genome region from Bradyrhizobium sp. WSM1417 includes the following:
- a CDS encoding PAS domain S-box protein, with amino-acid sequence MSAPAADDKNLHSVPTEPGHGHSGSGAHFPMTLATRLAIAMILLVAVTVAAVGWLGYRNITQAVIPRVLERIEAQSSLLATHLESYVAGARGDLLGYRSAAAINGLIRAHIGGGIDAVDGVSEQTWRERIATRFAAEIDAKPSYGQFRIIGLDDDQRELVRVDRAGPNGAARIVPNGELERKSERTYFQETIRLAPGDIYVSPIDLATRQGGTTDPHIPTLRVATPLFTPDSKPFGIIIANIDMRPALDRVRSTASAGGDIYVVNSRGDYLVHPDRAREFGTLHGNANDWRRDFPFFAARAGQPQGSTQLTSDRSGRPSGAAIAPALLAGKEWLAIIETAPASVFSRVPAAIQKTSSLVGLLAVLAAALLAVLLARSLTRPIGRLTAAVEAIGSGRRADIPVDASGETGVLARAFAQMVEETRAKTAALEREIEEHRRTEAARSHHEARERLFSAAVESSDDAIVMQSLDAVITGWNAAAERLYGYSADEAIGKSTSIIVPPDRREQGKDYLQRLARGEAIERFETVRLRKDGAPVEISLSLSPIKGPSGEIIGASGTARSLTEARRDERALQQQLEERRQLFDTSQDLIMVMDARGYIAQISPSSEAILGYPPEQMIGRSGADFIHPDHLDRSRDEMRALRRGERPRLADTRCFHKNGHEVWLSWLASWSAQAKRFFFVGRDMTEARLAQESLRESEQLARNIIETSLDAFTQTDHTGAILSWNSQAEKLFGWTREEAIGKNAIELFVAPSERESVRARLRLFLESEQQSLANPRRELLVRRRDGKEFRAELSVTALRRREGVLFNSFYRDLTDKIAADERIRQAEKMEAVGQLTGGVAHDFNNILTVITGTIEILADAVANEPELAAITKMIDEAAGRGAELTQHLLAFARKQPLQPREIDVNALIIDTAKLLRPTLGEQIHIESVFEDENCVAIVDPSQLTTAILNLALNARDAMPGGGKLIVETGAAYLDEVYASVNDVPPGHYVMIAVSDTGSGIPANMLARVFDPFFTSKGPGKGTGLGLSMVYGFIKQSAGHIKIYSEEDHGTTIKMYLPPGKTPTLVGDSVTPASIEGGHETILVVEDDRLVRDYVLAQLHSLGYITLQAANAAEALAIVAAGKPFDLLFTDVIMPGKMNGRQLADELQRTRPDLRVLYTSGYTENAIIHHGRLDSGVLLLAKPYRKSDLARAIRKALAS; translated from the coding sequence ATGTCAGCACCGGCCGCCGATGACAAGAACCTTCATTCTGTTCCAACCGAGCCCGGGCACGGCCATTCAGGAAGCGGTGCACATTTCCCCATGACACTCGCTACGCGGCTCGCAATCGCGATGATCCTGCTGGTGGCGGTCACCGTGGCCGCAGTCGGCTGGCTCGGCTATCGCAATATCACCCAGGCCGTCATTCCGCGGGTCCTGGAACGGATTGAAGCCCAGTCGAGCCTGCTGGCCACCCATCTTGAATCCTACGTTGCCGGCGCCCGTGGCGATCTGCTCGGTTATCGCTCCGCCGCTGCCATCAATGGCCTGATCCGCGCCCATATCGGTGGAGGCATCGATGCAGTCGACGGCGTTTCGGAGCAAACCTGGCGCGAGCGTATCGCAACGCGGTTCGCAGCCGAGATCGACGCAAAACCGAGCTACGGGCAATTTCGAATCATCGGCCTTGACGACGACCAGCGCGAACTGGTCCGCGTCGATCGCGCCGGCCCGAACGGAGCAGCACGGATTGTTCCCAACGGCGAACTCGAGCGCAAGAGCGAACGAACCTACTTCCAGGAGACGATTCGACTGGCGCCGGGCGACATCTATGTTTCGCCCATCGATCTCGCCACCCGGCAGGGAGGAACCACGGACCCTCACATTCCGACGTTGCGCGTCGCGACGCCGCTGTTCACGCCTGATAGCAAGCCGTTCGGCATCATCATCGCCAATATCGACATGCGTCCCGCGCTCGACCGCGTTCGTTCGACCGCGAGCGCAGGAGGAGACATCTATGTCGTGAATTCGCGTGGCGACTATCTGGTCCATCCGGATCGCGCGCGGGAATTCGGTACGTTGCATGGCAACGCCAACGATTGGCGCCGGGACTTTCCTTTCTTTGCAGCCCGGGCCGGCCAGCCGCAAGGATCCACGCAGCTTACGAGCGACCGGTCTGGCCGGCCGAGCGGAGCGGCGATTGCACCGGCACTGCTGGCCGGCAAGGAGTGGTTGGCTATCATCGAGACGGCCCCCGCATCCGTGTTCAGCCGCGTTCCGGCGGCCATTCAAAAAACCTCCTCGCTGGTGGGGCTGCTTGCCGTCCTTGCCGCAGCCTTGCTTGCGGTGCTGCTGGCGCGCTCATTGACGCGGCCGATCGGGCGTTTGACCGCGGCGGTGGAGGCGATCGGCAGCGGACGGCGCGCCGATATTCCCGTCGATGCAAGCGGAGAGACAGGCGTGCTGGCGAGGGCATTCGCCCAAATGGTCGAGGAGACGAGAGCGAAGACGGCCGCTCTCGAACGCGAGATCGAGGAGCACCGCCGCACCGAGGCCGCACGAAGCCATCATGAAGCGCGCGAGCGCTTGTTCAGCGCCGCCGTCGAATCCTCCGACGACGCGATCGTGATGCAATCGCTCGACGCCGTCATCACCGGCTGGAATGCCGCCGCCGAACGCCTCTACGGCTATTCGGCGGATGAGGCGATCGGGAAATCCACCTCGATCATCGTCCCGCCCGACCGACGCGAGCAAGGCAAGGACTATTTGCAGCGGCTCGCCCGAGGTGAAGCGATCGAACGCTTCGAGACGGTGCGCCTGCGCAAGGATGGCGCGCCGGTCGAAATCTCACTCAGCTTGTCGCCGATCAAGGGCCCGTCGGGCGAGATCATCGGCGCCTCCGGCACCGCGCGCAGCCTGACCGAGGCGCGGCGGGACGAGCGGGCGCTACAGCAGCAGCTCGAGGAACGGCGGCAACTTTTCGACACCTCGCAGGATCTGATCATGGTGATGGATGCGCGCGGCTACATCGCGCAGATCAGTCCGAGCAGCGAGGCCATTCTCGGCTACCCGCCGGAGCAGATGATCGGCCGCAGCGGCGCCGATTTCATTCATCCGGACCATCTCGACCGGTCGCGCGACGAGATGCGCGCGCTGCGGCGCGGCGAACGTCCGAGGCTCGCCGACACCCGCTGCTTCCACAAGAATGGTCACGAAGTCTGGCTGTCCTGGCTCGCCAGCTGGTCCGCCCAGGCCAAGCGCTTCTTCTTCGTCGGGCGCGACATGACGGAGGCGAGGCTTGCACAGGAGTCCTTGCGGGAGAGCGAGCAGCTTGCGCGCAACATCATCGAGACCTCGCTCGACGCTTTCACCCAGACAGACCACACCGGTGCCATCCTGAGCTGGAACTCGCAGGCCGAGAAGCTCTTCGGATGGACGCGTGAGGAGGCAATCGGCAAGAATGCGATTGAGCTTTTCGTCGCCCCCAGTGAGCGCGAAAGCGTCAGGGCCAGACTGAGGCTCTTTCTCGAATCCGAGCAACAATCGCTAGCCAATCCACGGCGCGAACTTTTGGTGCGGCGGCGCGACGGCAAGGAATTCAGGGCCGAGCTCAGCGTCACGGCGCTCCGGAGACGCGAAGGCGTTCTCTTCAATTCGTTCTACCGCGACTTGACCGACAAGATCGCGGCCGACGAGCGCATCCGCCAGGCAGAGAAAATGGAGGCGGTCGGCCAGCTCACCGGCGGCGTGGCGCACGACTTCAACAACATCCTCACCGTCATCACCGGGACGATCGAGATCCTGGCCGACGCGGTGGCCAATGAGCCGGAGCTCGCCGCGATCACGAAGATGATCGACGAGGCCGCCGGGCGTGGCGCCGAGCTGACGCAGCATCTGCTGGCGTTTGCGCGCAAGCAGCCGCTGCAGCCGCGCGAGATCGACGTCAACGCACTGATCATCGACACCGCGAAACTGTTGCGGCCGACGTTGGGCGAGCAGATCCATATCGAATCGGTGTTCGAGGACGAGAACTGCGTCGCGATCGTCGATCCCAGCCAGCTCACCACCGCGATCCTCAACCTCGCGCTCAATGCCCGCGATGCCATGCCCGGTGGCGGCAAGCTGATCGTGGAGACGGGTGCGGCCTATCTCGACGAGGTCTATGCCAGCGTCAACGACGTCCCGCCGGGCCACTACGTGATGATCGCCGTGAGCGACACCGGGAGCGGAATTCCCGCCAACATGCTGGCCAGGGTGTTCGACCCCTTCTTCACCTCGAAGGGACCGGGCAAGGGCACCGGACTCGGGCTTTCGATGGTCTACGGCTTCATCAAGCAGTCCGCGGGCCACATCAAGATCTACAGCGAGGAAGACCACGGCACCACGATCAAGATGTATCTGCCGCCCGGCAAGACGCCGACGTTGGTCGGCGACAGCGTGACGCCGGCGAGCATTGAGGGCGGACACGAGACGATCCTTGTGGTCGAGGACGACCGGCTGGTGCGCGACTACGTGCTGGCGCAGCTACATTCGCTCGGTTACATCACATTGCAGGCTGCGAACGCCGCGGAGGCGCTCGCAATCGTCGCCGCCGGAAAGCCGTTCGACCTCCTGTTCACCGACGTCATCATGCCCGGCAAGATGAACGGACGTCAGCTCGCCGACGAACTGCAGAGAACGCGCCCCGATCTCAGGGTGCTCTACACGTCCGGCTATACCGAGAACGCAATCATCCATCACGGCCGGCTGGATTCGGGCGTTCTGCTGCTGGCGAAGCCCTATCGCAAATCGGATCTGGCGCGGGCCATCCGCAAGGCACTGGCCAGTTGA
- a CDS encoding response regulator: MANILIVDDDPAVQMTIRLLLERAGHHITVAGDGRKGLALFEASQFDLLFLDIFMPGMDGLETMRHIRALQPAIPIVVISGRSFTPDAHAEPDFLKMATKLGAVASLQKPFRADALLAAVAGCLNAARTASVRNPDVSTGRR; encoded by the coding sequence GTGGCCAACATCCTGATCGTGGATGACGACCCGGCCGTGCAGATGACAATCCGGCTGCTCCTGGAGAGGGCCGGTCATCACATCACCGTCGCCGGAGACGGCCGCAAGGGACTTGCGCTGTTCGAGGCCAGCCAGTTCGACCTGCTGTTTCTCGACATCTTCATGCCCGGCATGGACGGCCTGGAGACGATGCGCCACATCCGGGCGCTGCAGCCGGCGATTCCGATCGTCGTCATTTCCGGCCGTTCGTTCACGCCGGACGCCCATGCGGAGCCGGACTTCCTCAAGATGGCGACCAAGCTCGGCGCGGTGGCGAGCCTGCAGAAGCCGTTCCGGGCCGACGCGCTGCTCGCCGCGGTCGCCGGCTGCCTGAACGCGGCGCGGACGGCATCGGTGAGGAATCCGGATGTCAGCACCGGCCGCCGATGA
- a CDS encoding GntR family transcriptional regulator produces the protein METAQPAPRAAARPGARLDRARQAAPQVFERLRNAILALELPPGSPLSRTDLAAQFGVSSTPIRDALMRLEEEGLVDVFPQHATVVSRVDVGRAEQAHFLRQALELEIVRLLAEQHDDALVIRLDHTIALQQQFAKAGDFESFIAGDNDFHAQLYAAAGKQELWTLVRSRSGHIDRLRRLHLPSPGKAQNIVRHHKLITRAIEAGDADAAQQHLRKHLSGTLSELDTIRSHYPEYLTD, from the coding sequence ATGGAAACAGCCCAACCCGCGCCCCGCGCGGCTGCCCGCCCCGGCGCGCGGCTCGACCGGGCCCGGCAGGCCGCACCGCAAGTGTTCGAGCGGCTGCGCAACGCCATTCTCGCGCTCGAACTGCCGCCGGGCTCGCCGCTGTCGCGCACGGATCTCGCCGCACAATTCGGCGTCAGCTCGACGCCGATCCGCGACGCCTTGATGCGGCTGGAGGAAGAAGGGCTGGTCGACGTGTTTCCGCAGCACGCCACCGTCGTCAGCCGGGTCGACGTCGGTCGGGCCGAGCAGGCCCATTTCCTGCGCCAGGCACTGGAACTCGAAATCGTCCGGCTGCTCGCGGAGCAACATGACGACGCTTTGGTCATACGCCTCGACCATACGATCGCGCTGCAGCAGCAATTCGCCAAGGCCGGAGACTTCGAGAGCTTCATCGCCGGCGACAATGATTTTCACGCGCAGCTTTATGCCGCGGCCGGCAAGCAGGAACTCTGGACGCTGGTGCGCAGCCGCAGCGGACATATCGACCGGCTGCGTCGGCTGCATCTGCCCTCACCCGGCAAGGCCCAGAACATTGTGCGCCACCACAAGCTGATCACGCGCGCGATAGAAGCCGGCGACGCCGATGCTGCGCAACAGCATCTGCGCAAGCATCTGTCGGGCACGCTGAGCGAGCTCGATACGATCCGGAGCCACTATCCGGAATATTTGACCGACTAA
- a CDS encoding ABC transporter substrate-binding protein, whose protein sequence is MIKQLQCGLTAVALIVATALAVSPAKAQQKSEISLSRQPGIFYMPSHIMEKRKLIEKHAAQLGVAGVTTKWVTFSGGGAQTDALLAGGVDILNTGTGNLLLLWDRTRGGVKGIVATSAQPMTLISRDANIKSIRDFGPSDKIAVPTVRVSTQAIVLQIAAAEAFGADQWSKLDVNTVQLGHPDAYAALSNSKHEVHTHFSIPPFTFLELKNVPGAHVVLSSPDVMGGPLSQAQFFTTTKFADANPKIIQAVRDATKEAQDLIRSDTRQAVEIYKEITGDKTAVEELLDLLKEPGMMEWNLEPQGTMKFAAHLFKTGTLKTQPKAWTDYYLPVAHDLKGN, encoded by the coding sequence ATGATCAAGCAATTGCAGTGTGGCCTCACGGCCGTCGCCCTGATCGTCGCCACGGCGCTGGCGGTGTCGCCCGCGAAGGCGCAGCAAAAATCCGAGATCTCGCTGTCGCGCCAGCCCGGCATTTTCTACATGCCGAGCCACATCATGGAAAAGCGCAAGCTGATCGAAAAACACGCAGCTCAGCTCGGGGTCGCCGGTGTCACCACCAAATGGGTCACCTTCTCCGGCGGCGGTGCGCAGACCGATGCGCTGCTCGCGGGCGGCGTCGACATCCTCAACACCGGCACCGGCAATTTGCTGCTGCTGTGGGACCGCACCCGCGGCGGCGTCAAGGGCATCGTCGCGACCTCGGCGCAGCCGATGACGCTGATCAGCCGCGACGCCAACATCAAGTCGATCAGGGATTTCGGCCCCAGCGACAAGATCGCCGTGCCGACGGTGAGAGTTTCGACCCAGGCGATCGTGCTCCAGATCGCCGCCGCGGAGGCCTTTGGTGCCGACCAATGGTCGAAGCTGGACGTCAACACGGTGCAGCTCGGCCATCCCGACGCCTATGCGGCGCTGTCCAATTCCAAGCACGAGGTGCACACCCATTTCTCGATCCCGCCGTTCACCTTCCTCGAGCTGAAGAACGTGCCGGGCGCGCATGTCGTGCTGTCGTCGCCTGACGTGATGGGCGGCCCGCTCAGCCAGGCGCAGTTCTTCACCACCACGAAGTTCGCCGACGCCAACCCGAAAATCATCCAGGCCGTGCGCGATGCGACCAAGGAAGCGCAGGATCTGATCCGCAGCGATACCAGACAGGCGGTCGAGATCTACAAGGAGATCACCGGCGACAAGACCGCGGTGGAAGAGCTGCTCGACCTGCTCAAGGAGCCCGGCATGATGGAGTGGAATCTCGAACCGCAGGGCACGATGAAATTCGCCGCCCATCTGTTCAAGACCGGAACGCTGAAGACCCAGCCCAAGGCCTGGACCGATTACTATCTCCCCGTCGCCCACGACCTGAAGGGCAACTGA
- a CDS encoding ABC transporter ATP-binding protein, producing MALLDVSSVTLRYKTSSAVVTATERVSFTVDRSDRFVLLGPSGCGKSTLLKAVGGYMAPSEGRMTINDREIHGPGADRMMIFQEFDQLLPWKSVLANVMFPLLTARKLSRKDAEARARAYIEKVGLTRVVDAYPHTLSGGMKQRVAIARGMAMEPDILLMDEPFAALDALTRRTCQDELLQLWSETKFTVLFVTHSIAEAIRIGNRILLLSPHPGRVKAEVVDVDKVSSDDGSAGRLEKEIHNLLFAAEATAH from the coding sequence ATGGCGCTGCTCGACGTCAGCTCCGTGACGCTGCGTTACAAGACCTCCAGCGCCGTCGTCACCGCCACGGAAAGGGTCAGCTTCACCGTCGACAGGTCCGATCGCTTCGTGCTGCTCGGGCCGTCCGGCTGCGGCAAGTCGACCCTGCTCAAGGCCGTCGGCGGCTACATGGCGCCGAGCGAGGGCCGCATGACCATCAACGACCGCGAGATCCACGGTCCCGGCGCCGATCGCATGATGATCTTCCAGGAGTTCGACCAGCTGCTGCCCTGGAAGAGCGTGCTGGCCAACGTGATGTTTCCGCTGCTGACCGCCCGAAAATTGTCGCGCAAGGACGCCGAAGCGCGGGCGCGGGCCTATATCGAGAAGGTCGGCCTCACCCGCGTCGTCGATGCCTATCCGCACACGCTCTCCGGCGGCATGAAGCAGCGCGTCGCGATCGCGCGCGGCATGGCGATGGAGCCGGACATCCTGCTGATGGACGAGCCGTTCGCCGCGCTCGACGCGCTGACGCGCCGGACCTGCCAGGACGAGCTGCTCCAGCTCTGGAGCGAGACCAAATTCACCGTGCTGTTCGTGACCCACTCGATTGCGGAAGCGATCCGCATCGGCAATCGCATCCTGCTGCTGTCGCCGCATCCCGGTCGCGTCAAGGCCGAGGTGGTCGACGTCGACAAGGTCTCCAGTGACGATGGCAGTGCCGGCCGGCTGGAGAAGGAGATTCACAATCTCCTGTTCGCCGCCGAAGCAACGGCGCATTGA
- a CDS encoding ABC transporter permease yields the protein MGEARILLREAPVAGSAAEVERKLSVLELLWNDGFVRKTVIILFLAAVWEAYGLTLDNPLLFPTLHDTILTLYDRVKDGTIPMRAWASLKVLFMGYSAGIALAAIFTVLAISTRIGTDFLETVTAMFNPLPAIALLPLALIWFGLGNGSLVFVLIHSVLWPVALNTHSGFKSVSNTLRMVGRNYGLRGLPYVAKILIPAAFGSILTGLKIGWAFAWRTLIAAELVFGVSSGQGGLGWFIFENRNLLDIPAVFAGLLTVIIIGLFVENLIFRAIERNTVQKWGTQS from the coding sequence ATGGGCGAAGCCAGAATCCTGCTACGTGAGGCGCCGGTCGCCGGCAGCGCAGCCGAAGTCGAGCGCAAGCTGAGCGTGCTCGAGCTGTTGTGGAACGATGGGTTCGTCCGCAAGACCGTCATCATCCTGTTCCTTGCGGCGGTCTGGGAGGCCTACGGTCTCACCCTCGACAATCCCCTGCTGTTTCCGACGCTGCACGACACGATCCTCACGCTCTACGATCGCGTCAAGGACGGCACGATTCCCATGCGTGCCTGGGCTTCGCTAAAAGTGCTGTTCATGGGCTATTCGGCCGGCATTGCGCTCGCCGCGATCTTCACCGTGCTCGCGATCTCGACCCGCATCGGCACCGATTTCCTCGAGACTGTCACGGCGATGTTCAATCCGCTGCCGGCGATCGCGCTGTTGCCGCTCGCTTTGATCTGGTTCGGTCTCGGTAACGGCAGTCTGGTGTTTGTGCTGATCCACTCGGTGCTGTGGCCGGTCGCGCTCAACACCCATTCCGGCTTCAAGAGCGTGTCAAACACGCTGCGCATGGTCGGCCGCAATTACGGCCTGCGGGGATTGCCGTACGTAGCGAAAATCCTCATCCCCGCCGCGTTCGGCTCGATCCTGACCGGCCTCAAGATCGGTTGGGCCTTCGCTTGGCGCACGCTGATCGCCGCCGAGCTGGTGTTTGGCGTTTCGTCCGGGCAGGGTGGGCTCGGCTGGTTCATCTTCGAAAACCGCAACCTGCTCGACATACCTGCGGTCTTCGCCGGCCTCTTGACGGTGATCATCATCGGGCTTTTTGTCGAGAACCTGATCTTCCGCGCCATCGAGCGGAACACCGTGCAGAAATGGGGCACCCAATCATGA
- the araD gene encoding L-arabinonate dehydratase encodes MTKKKLTPDQLRSARWFAPDDLRSFGHRSRTMQMGYAPEEWKDRPMIAILNTWSDAQPCHMHFKSRVDDVKRGILMAGGLPLELPALSLSESLLKPTTMLYRNLLAMDAEELLRSHPVDGVVLMGGCDKTTPALLLGATSMNIPAIYLPAGPMLRGNWKGKTLGSGSDGWKYWDERRAGKISDKDWLDIEAGIARSYGTCMTMGTASTMTAIAEAIGMTLPGASSIPAADANHIRMASECGRRIVEMVWEDLTPKAIQTRKAFENAIAVAMAMGCSTNAIIHLIAQARRAGLDVGLDDFEIASRKVPVIANVRPSGDAYLMEDFFYAGGLPALMSQIKPHLHLDCITVTGKTVGENIDGAEVHNDDVIRSIHNPIYKEGALAVLKGNLAPDGCVIKPSACAPRFLKHTGPALVFDDYPSMKKAVDDPDLDVTEDHILILRNAGPQGGPGMPEWGMLPIPTKLVKQGVRDMVRISDARMSGTSYGACILHVAPESYVGGPLALVRNGDRITLDVAARTINLDVSEAELDKRRGAWKQPERRFERGYGWMFTKHIKQANDGCDFDFLETDFGAPIGEPSIY; translated from the coding sequence ATGACCAAGAAGAAACTAACGCCCGACCAGCTCCGCAGCGCGCGCTGGTTCGCACCCGACGATCTCCGCTCGTTCGGCCACCGCTCCCGCACCATGCAGATGGGCTACGCGCCGGAGGAGTGGAAGGACCGCCCGATGATCGCGATCCTCAACACCTGGTCGGACGCGCAGCCCTGCCACATGCACTTCAAGTCGCGCGTCGACGACGTCAAGCGCGGCATCCTGATGGCCGGCGGTCTGCCGCTGGAGCTGCCGGCGCTGTCGCTGTCGGAATCGCTGCTCAAGCCGACCACGATGCTCTATCGCAATCTGCTGGCGATGGACGCCGAGGAGCTGCTGCGCAGCCATCCCGTCGACGGCGTGGTGCTGATGGGCGGTTGCGACAAGACCACGCCGGCGCTGCTGCTGGGCGCGACCTCGATGAACATTCCGGCGATCTATCTGCCGGCAGGCCCGATGCTGCGCGGCAATTGGAAGGGCAAGACGCTCGGCTCGGGCTCGGACGGCTGGAAATACTGGGACGAGCGCCGCGCCGGAAAAATCTCCGACAAGGACTGGCTCGACATCGAAGCCGGCATTGCGCGCAGCTACGGCACCTGCATGACCATGGGTACGGCTTCCACCATGACCGCGATCGCGGAGGCGATCGGCATGACGCTGCCGGGCGCCTCCTCGATTCCCGCGGCAGACGCTAACCACATCCGCATGGCCTCCGAATGCGGCCGCCGCATCGTCGAGATGGTCTGGGAAGATCTGACGCCGAAGGCGATCCAGACCCGCAAGGCGTTCGAGAACGCGATCGCAGTGGCGATGGCGATGGGCTGCTCGACCAACGCGATCATCCATCTGATCGCGCAGGCCCGCCGCGCCGGCCTCGACGTTGGCCTCGACGATTTCGAGATTGCGAGCCGCAAGGTGCCCGTCATCGCCAACGTGCGGCCGAGCGGGGATGCCTACCTGATGGAGGATTTCTTCTATGCCGGCGGGCTGCCGGCGCTGATGAGTCAGATCAAGCCGCATCTGCATCTCGACTGCATCACCGTCACCGGCAAGACCGTGGGCGAGAACATCGATGGCGCCGAGGTTCACAACGACGACGTGATCCGCTCGATCCACAATCCCATCTACAAGGAAGGCGCGCTCGCCGTGCTCAAGGGCAATCTCGCGCCCGACGGCTGCGTCATAAAACCCTCCGCCTGCGCGCCGCGCTTCCTCAAGCATACCGGGCCTGCGCTGGTGTTCGACGATTATCCGTCGATGAAGAAGGCGGTCGATGATCCCGATCTCGACGTCACCGAAGACCACATTCTCATCTTGCGCAATGCGGGGCCGCAGGGCGGACCGGGCATGCCGGAATGGGGCATGCTGCCGATCCCGACCAAGCTCGTGAAGCAGGGCGTCCGCGATATGGTGCGGATCTCCGATGCGCGCATGAGCGGCACCAGCTACGGCGCCTGCATTCTGCACGTCGCCCCCGAATCCTATGTCGGCGGGCCGCTGGCGCTGGTGCGGAACGGCGACCGCATCACGCTCGATGTCGCCGCCCGCACCATCAATCTCGATGTGTCGGAGGCGGAGCTCGACAAGCGCCGTGGCGCCTGGAAGCAGCCCGAGCGCCGCTTCGAGCGTGGCTATGGCTGGATGTTCACCAAGCACATCAAGCAGGCCAATGACGGCTGCGACTTCGACTTCCTCGAGACCGATTTCGGCGCGCCGATCGGCGAGCCCTCGATTTACTAG
- a CDS encoding ribonuclease activity regulator RraA yields MTKLTEATRTKLKSVSTATVATALFKRGLRIQMIQDVHPLSANQPTMVGEAFTLRYMPAREDLNTIEVFKDRSHPQRKAVEDCPPGSVLVMDSRKDARAASAGAILVTRLMKRGVAGVVTDGGFRDSAEIAKLGIPAYHHRPSAPTNLTLHHAIEINVPIGCGDAPVFPGDVILGDSDGVIVIPAHLAEEIANETFEMTAFEDFVTEEVNKGRGIFGLYPATDPQTLTDFAAWRKANGR; encoded by the coding sequence ATGACCAAACTCACCGAAGCCACCCGCACCAAGCTCAAATCCGTCTCCACCGCCACCGTCGCAACCGCGTTGTTCAAGCGCGGCCTGCGCATCCAGATGATCCAGGATGTGCACCCGCTCAGTGCCAACCAGCCGACCATGGTCGGCGAGGCCTTCACGCTGCGTTACATGCCGGCGCGCGAGGATCTCAACACCATCGAGGTCTTCAAGGACCGTTCCCATCCGCAGCGCAAGGCAGTCGAGGATTGCCCGCCAGGCAGCGTGCTGGTGATGGACAGCCGCAAGGACGCACGGGCCGCTTCCGCCGGTGCGATCCTGGTCACGCGCTTGATGAAGCGGGGCGTCGCCGGGGTCGTCACCGACGGCGGTTTTCGCGACTCGGCCGAGATCGCCAAGCTGGGTATCCCCGCCTACCACCACCGCCCGAGCGCGCCGACCAATCTGACGCTGCATCACGCCATCGAGATCAACGTTCCCATTGGCTGCGGTGATGCGCCGGTGTTTCCCGGCGACGTCATTCTCGGCGACAGCGACGGCGTGATCGTAATTCCCGCGCATCTCGCCGAGGAGATCGCCAACGAGACCTTCGAGATGACCGCGTTCGAGGACTTCGTCACCGAGGAAGTCAACAAGGGCCGCGGCATCTTCGGTCTCTATCCGGCGACGGACCCGCAGACGCTCACCGACTTCGCCGCATGGCGGAAGGCGAACGGCCGCTAA